The genomic interval TCATTCTGTATCACTTTAAAATagattcattttactttttttaaattaaaaatagctgagcacagtggctcatgtcggtaatcccagcactttgggaggccaaggtgggcaaatcacttgaggtcaggagttcaagaccagcctggccaacatggtgaaaacccatctctactaaaaatacaaaaattagccgggtgtggtgatggacacctgtaatcctggctactctggaggctgaggcatgagaatctcttgaacccagaaggcagaggttgcagtgagccgagatggcaccactgcactccagcctaggtgacagagcgagattccatctcagaaaaaaaaaaaaaaaattacaaatggaaAAGTTTACCCTTTTTGTCATAGAGTTCCATGAGTTCTTACACACTTGTAACCACTACCACTGATAGAATGCCCAGCATTGCGAACACTTCAAGAAGTCTTCACGCTGCTCCTCTGCAATCAGATCCCCCCGCAGCTCTTCACCCTAACTTCtgacttcctctttctttctatattttgccTTTTCCTGAAGGAATGTGACTTACTTTCCATAAAAATAACAGGGAGTTTTAAAttagtaaaatttttattaaattagtaaaatttttattttattttgcttcactAAAAGGGTGACATTGTtcaccaaatttcaccaaaaaaactataaaatatttgactCAATAATGAATAGGTGATATTTTGGTCAGATACAAAATCTAGTTTTTTGTGTTTATTCCATGTATactaagtaaaaaaagaaacccacaacATAATTAAAGATATTGGAATGGATACAAGCTTTGTGAGTCACTGACAgttaattttgaatatttgattTGAAATAGGCCTTGaaatttgaagtaatttttttcatgaagTCTAATCTCAGGATCCTGTCAGATGACAATGCCATAAGCATATGCTCTCAAAAGGAGAATTTTGAATGTTTCAATTTGGGAAGAAACTGTAGAGAGAGATTTCTACTGTATTATgggcttattttttttccttaataactaaataaaaacgTCAAAAAACTTAACTCAATTATTTCCACAATAATTAATTCAGTCTTATTAAATCCCTATATTGCCTTAAAGTTAAAAACTTGCTTTCTTTTGCCTGTAAAGTGACTgattcataatttaaaatctgAATATATTATCACTTGACTAAGCCACTTGAAATAAAACTACTGAGCtatcaaaattaataataaatatttgaaatctctTAATTTTTCAGTTTACATATAACCAACATTCCCTAAATGGTCAGTATAGCAAAACTGTGGAATGTTTCTTCAAACAACATGATAAAAGTACTAATTCTTAATAGCTGAAACTCAATCTTGATCCCAATGCTTAGTATTCGTGCCCATGCTGAATAGACATCAGGAAGCAGTATCTTCAACCGCCACATTTCTTTGTGAGTAAAGCAGCGTTTATTCCCTAGCAGCACGTATCACGCAGAGCAGGTACATACCTACACAGTCTCTGCTCAGCCTAATGAAATGGTAGGAGCCTACATCATGGTTTACAAAATAATGATAAAGTAAACCAAAACTATTTTCCCCTATAGTTTGTACTATCAATGATAAAAAGGACATAGTTGTTGAGCATCTCTTTTATAGGTGTATCACTTAAGGCATCACACTGATTCATCTTTTGTACTTTAATTTATCTAAATATAAGGTCAACTGTCTTCTCTGTTGGCAGAAATTCACAAACCAGTAATTGGATTTCTCTACTATATGACATTGCTATTATGTAATATCCATTATTGTCACTTGAAATGGAATTTTAGGGATAAGGTGCAGAGCATGATGTTTGTTAATAACTTTCAGGTGATATTACAATCTTTTCTGTTTCAATGTGAGTTAAATCTCATTGTAGTTACAAAGAGAGCAATTTTGAGTGATGCTTCAGGGCcataatttttacttgaaagcattgtttttcacttgttaaagaaaaactaatttgGATTACTAGAGTAGTTACTTTGATTTGTTTGAAAATAACACAAAAGACTCGGTAAATTCTATGCTACCATTTGACAAAATTTCTTGACAGTGAACACACcagtctgaattttaaaatatttgtttttatactttcaaTTTTACCTGTTTTTTCCAATTACATATCATACTCAGAGACTCATTTATCTCAgtacataaaaaattatgtaCATAAAAACCCTGTGTATATAAAACCCTTAGTACATAAAACCTTGTGTTTGCATTGGAATTTCCTTCAATGTTCAttctaatgttattttttaagctgtaatgttttcattaaaattactACTTTACTACCTCTGTATTTCCACAATCCATTGACTTATTTGTATGAATTGAGgatataagaaatacaaaagtagcAAATAAGAGATCTTTTGCAAATATACATAGCACACACATTATATGGAATTATTACGGAGGAAGAAAATCTTGTGGACTGTGAGCTGAGTGTTCTTGCCTTCTATTATTGTATAACAAATTACTcctgataaaataaaacaacctcttaattttatttcacaattttgtgggtcaggaatcaaGAAGGGATGCCAGGCTtatatttgtaatcccagcactttgggagactgaggtgggcgggtcacttgaggtcaggagtttgagaccagtctggccaacatggagaatccccatctctactaaaaatacaaaaattagcccggtgtggtggcatctgcctgtagttccagctacttgagaatcattctcctgaggcaggagaatcacttgaaccaggaggcagaggttgcagtgagccaagatggcgccactgcactccagtctgggcaacagagtgagagtccatctcaaaaaataaaataaataaaatgaaatcaaataaaaGAAGGGTTGGAGAACTTTTCAGTTCTACACAATGTTGACAGAGGTACCTGACTATTCAGCTGGCAGAATATGAGCCTGATCTGGAAGGTCCAAGACAACTTGACACTCATGGCTGGGTTTTTGTTAAGGATAGCCGTCAGGCTGGGCTCAGCCAGAACTGTCTATCAGAGAGTTTATAAATGGCCTCTACAGACAGCAGTCTTAGGGACATCATAGTGTCACATGGTGGATGGCTCAGGACTTCCAGAGAAAGCATTTTTAGACATAGGAAGTGGAAGCTGATGGTCTCTTAAGGCCTGGCACCAGAAGCTAGCTccatattctattggtcaaagaATTCGCTAAGGCCAGTCCTGGTTGAAGAGAAGAGGAATTAGAGTCCACTTCTCAATGAGAAGGGTAACAAAGAATTTATGTTTGCCTTTAATCTACCACACCAAGGCTACGTGATGGAGACAATCCAGCTGTATGTGAGCAATTTTCCATAATGACAATTATTACGAACACTGCAAGTCTCTCCTATAATGCTCATAGCTAATTGTGCGTTTCATGTGTGTATGATACACGTAGCTGAGTTATTTaagttcattttcttctaaaacaaaaaactttgtgTGGTTGGATAAAACACCAGGGACCAGGATACATTTCTTGTAGCACTTAGATAAAAATGTCTAACATGCCCCTAGGAGTATTGAATTTTTTCATGACACATTTGTGGTCTCTAACACTAAGAGAAATGGTATAGTAAGTCATTTACCTAGGTTGTCAACCTATGACATGTGAATTacaaacaatataaaattatctttatttttgtatgaTGTTCAGCAGTTTGCAAGGtacttttatttatgttattgtaTTTGCATTTTACAATAGCCTTGTGAAATTGGAGGACTGtaattatcattttctttcaatAGATTGATGCTTGACAGTTCAGAAGGAATAAACAATTTCCACAAACTCACAGTAGAGGCAAAGTTAACTTTCATTAGTATTCATTtagtattaattcattcaaaatttATTGAACATCAACTATGTGCTAGGCTTTATACAAAGGACTGCAAATATGGCACAAGAAAAAGGATAAGTTCCCTGCCCTCCGATAGCTTGTTGTCTAGGATGAtgctatttttcttcaaatttaattCATGTTTTAATATCACAATTTTTGTCACATCTGAATACCACCTACACTactaatgtaatatttttaatcaaCTCACAAAGGTTCAATACTTAAATGAACTTAGTCTTACCTTATAGAATATTCCTTTTAAACAAggtctatttattatttattacaataATGAACTCTtcagatatgtgtgtgtgcatatatatatatatacttacatatacacatacacatgcacacacacacacacacacacaaacacatcccaccaccaccaccaaaaaacaaTCATTTCCTATAACACCAGAAGTATACATATAACACCCTGGAAAATGCCAGGCTGgtggtttttatgcttttaatatAGCATTATTACCTAGGTCTTAAATAGCACATATGTATAGAGGACAATGAAATGCTGCTCTATTTTGGAGATCTTTCAACTCTATGACCAAAAGCCAGCACACTAATACATTTGGAAATATGCTCCCCCAAATTTACTTTTCAGAACTGTTTCTGAACGGTTTTATTCTGAGCAGTTGCACAATATCTACCATTTATCTGAATGGTAAACTCATGCTACTGCCTACCTATGGCTACTCTAAATGATAGAATCAACCAGTCACTGGCATCTTTATAGTCCCTGAAGTGAAAACCTAtgaatattctttttgttttatttactcatAAGAGAGTGAGATTGCAAGGAAAAACATACTGTTGCtgtttgctattttatattttttgtttagcCTTTATCACTCACATTTATCTATCTACATGTGATACAGATGTTCATATTGCATCTCATGTAATCAAAACACAGCTTATAATCATTTCCCTTAGGTACTATTGcacagaaataaattttacttatgtattttattCAAGGGTATTCTTACAACAGGGTATGTTGCATGCATATAGaatgtaaacaaaaattttgGCAACACTGATCTCTGAATCCTTtgactcctcctctctccctcttcctcctcctcttcttcctactTTCTCTTCTTCAAGTGTATGTAACTTATATTGACACAGAACTGGATATATATTGCTTTTGATACTAGCAGGGTTAACTTGAGCCAGTTTGAACTCCAGAGTCCTTTTTAATAACGATGCAGAATCCACTAGGTTTATGGGTTActtgaaaaaatgtatttaattgccTAGTCCtaacaaatgttattttttcctttcttttagtttGCATTAAATTTTTCTCTGAGTATAATAACTAACTAAATTAATTTACACTTAGGTGTGAGTGACTGATCAGATTTAATAGGGAACCTatttgaaatatatgtatgtCAACCTATAATGAATTTATCTCTAAATTAAAAGATTATTCCTTAAGGTATGTAATTTCAGGCATAGGGGgaaaatgatgagaaaataatAGTTTTGCAAGGAAAGATTTGTATGTTTCATAAATCACATCTTATAGACCAGAATCTATTTACTTACATTTATTAGAGAATCAGAGCTGTCTTGGAATATTTATACTAGGGTTGCAGCAAACCCTGGACTACTCAGAAAAGACATAGGCATTGTTTGGGGTTCGTGAATCAGCAGGAATGAATAGGCAGAGGCTGCACCAACTTTGCCTGGCCTGCCCCACAGAGTCTTCTTGGAATTGAACGTTGGGTGAGTAGAATGAGGAGTATCCAGCATCACCTTGCTCAATCAGAATGATGCTTTGCGTTAGCCTGGCTCCATCTTACGGGATTTCTCAGTTGCTTATTTCTTTGTACTTAATAATTGGCTTATTTATGATTATTAAagcctaacatttaaaaaaatgggatGCTCTGGGTAGCAATCTCTTTCTGGTACTCTCTCATGAATTTATGGGAGGAAATTTAGATATGGGAATAACTCTTCACAACTACCTAATTCCAGGAACATCTTGCCTATTGTATCTAAACTTAAGAGTTACCATTGAATGATCCGACTCAAATATGTTGCGTACATGTCTAGCTGAAGTGTTAATTACTAATTACCTTGATCAGAAGAACAGTTTCCCTGTAAATCCTTATGCTGCTTTGTTTATGACCAtcttatgtattttctttaaagtattttattaatatcatgtATTAATTTTTTGCCTGGTAGTATGTAAGCACACTGAGGTCAGGGAGTGTCTTTCTCATTATTATGTTTccaaaatgtaaatgttataaatCCTTGAAATAAAGAATACCAAAACTAAATTAACTCCATGCTTTTACATAATGCAGTAGTTGATAGAGTTGCTTAAAAGTATATGTAGAGTGTCCCAGGCCAGCAGGAGCTAAGAGTGATCTAAGAACCCAAAGCAATGCTAAAACCACTTTTATGAAACTTATGACAGTGGGGAAAATCTAACATAACTGACTCAGTCTTGTTTCTAACCTTGCAAGATAACTGTCTTTGCTCATTCTTAGTTAACTATTGGAGGAATTTCATTTGTAGTTTAAgtctaaaacaaagatgataacggTCCTTTCCAAACACTAACCTTCTCCTTGCTCAGGGGCTAAAACCACGTTTGTAAAACAAAAGAAGGGCCACAAGGTTAGAATTGGGATAGGtaggagcctgaattctgctaagctGTAGGCATAGTGGAAACTCTAACCAgccattgtttcttttgttgaCATAAACTCTTAAGAAGTCATTGTTTTataacttgcttttttaaaactaCTTACTGCTCAGGAGTCTCACAGCCAATAGTCACAAGATTAACTTCCTCAGTTGCCCCTATGGATAACATCACTACTGTAAATACTTTAAGACTAGTGTTTGAGACATTTTTCAGACCTTGCATTCTATACGGACCAACTAACATCTTGTAGTTGTAACCCCCAACCAGTAACTGACTCAGCACAATAAGACAGTGTCAaccccctatgatttcatcccagACCCACCTCATTAGCAATCCTCATTCCCTAGTCCTCTGACTGCCAAGCTATTCTTGAAAACCCCTAGTCCCCAAATTCTTGGCGAGGCAGATTTGAGAATTATCTCCTGTCCTTCCACTTGGCTGGCCCTGTgatcattaaactctttctttgctgCAAACATTCCTGCTGTTCTCAGTGTATTAGCTTTTTCtgggcagaaggcaagaagaacCCAATTGGGTGATTACAAAGCCTTCAAGTCCAGGAAAGGAAGGAGATAAAGATCCAACTTGTTCTAGAAAAGCTCACTGCAATCCAATTTGAGCAAAACACAAAACAGTGCTGAATTCCATAGgctaaatatttgtgaatttggatCTACAGAGATTATAAGACAGAAAGATGTATCACTCCCTTAGattcctaaagaaaaataaaacaaagtgagGGAGCAACTCTTTCTCTTGGGGAAGGCTCTGAAATAAATGTTTACCAATTGAAGGATGTCTTCTCCAATCCAATTGAAATATTGAAATGtgccaaaatgttttcaaaactcTTTCAAATTAGATAGTGTCAATGAGTAGTCACTTTTTAGAAAACTGTTCccttttttaataatataaaaaaatgttttttcttcctttttaccaagaaattctaaataaagactttttttgtGTGGTGACTCGCTATTCTAACATGAACTATTCAACTATAAAACCTGGGAAACTGTCTAATACATATGTTGGAGGAAGGAACATTGTCACTATCCTGAATTCAAATAGTTTCTAACATCATTGAAGGGCTGGAAATGTTTACTGCCCCTTTCTGCTATGTTCTTTTTCTATCTCTCTAGGGAACATCTCTACTCATAACTTACAGAATGTTTGAGAATCTTCAAGGAGGAAAGAAGCTAAATAAATTTACACTATTATTTCAGAGAAGAAGGGCTGGTTAAGCCAGCATTGAAGCATTCCATATTTATTTCATAACAAATTTGCAAGTCAAACAGagttggctttattttttatttacttattttacctCAGCCTATTCTGACGCTCAGAAAACCCACTTAGGATTTAGAACTCCATCTGGTTCTTCTAGTTTCCTTCATTGTCATTTGTAATGAAGAGCTTTCAATAATTTTTCAGGAGGACAGCTTTGTTCATTGATTTGTGAAATAGAATGAAACCCAGATCAGTTTATGCATATCTACCAGAGTCTTCATAGGCTAAAACAACTGCTTatgtcagaaaaaaagaacaatgatAGACAGAGAGAAACAACTTTAACTCTCTTCTCTTTGACAATGGAAGGGGAAAATTTTTCTTAGTATCAGTATCAGTTTACACTCATACAAAAATTCACATTCATATTTACAATTCTGAAATATGTCCATATCCTGTATAAACCATCAGAGGCACTGATTACACTGTTTTGTTCTTGCTTTGATTTACTTTTCGGAATGAAAGATGGGTTTTATCATAACAAATGAAGAGATCCCACCTTTAAACATGATTAAAAATAAGAACTGAATTCAATATCCTCACAGGGGCTGATCAAGCACTTGTAACTTTCTTTCTGAGCAATGTTTTGTAGGCTGACTACATCCAGGGCTTGAAGCAGAGATCTAAGTAGACAAGTCTTTGAATTGAGAATGAGCACCCTCTGCGGCATTCAGAGGTGAGGCTGCTCACAGGGGTTCAGTGACCCTGGAAACTAATTCCTCAGCAGCCAACCTTTCAAAAGGAAGCCTGTAATTAAATAGGTAAAATGGCAATTGGTGGCTTGATTAAAGTGGGAGGATGGTGAGAATATTTCTACCTTTGGAAACACAGAAAATTTATCTAATGCTAATTGACCAAGTCTTTGCTCTAAAGCAAGGCACTTTATTCTCTATGTAGGATACTGAGATTTGGTGACTGACAGCCAATTCTCTGCCACTCCTATTCCTAGGGGAAGTAGAGAGAGCAGAAAGTGTTTAAAGAGTTTTCTCAATGGCTTTCTCGAAATGTATGAAACATcagtagaaacagaaaaaaagtaactaCCTCTCTTCCCATCTATATCTTCCTCCAAAGTTGACTGTAATCTTAGTTCAGCAATTCACAATGCTAGCTACACACTGAAACTATCTAAAAATGCTAGACAAATTGTAAAATTCTAGAACATAAGTTTTATCCCCAGAGTTCTAGTTTCATCTCCTTGAGGTGATCTGAGGCatcagtgtgtgtgtatttgcacactcccacatgcatacacatgcatgagattctcacttttttttttaagttttcatgtTTTGCAGCCAATTTTGAGATCCAGTGTGCTTAGTTCAAGCCTTCACTACAATTTTATCCACCTCTACATAAAAGCTAGCTTGCGCGTCTTGGTTAACAGCACCACCTGTGAGTTCCTTGATGTCTATTGTGTGTCTCCCACATGTGTTAATAAGAAGCTTAGacattcttttcaataaatgaaaatgttttaataaaataaatagctccctaataattgatttattttagcaAATCAAAAACTGCCTAGCCCATTTTGGACTTTCTAATGGGAATTCTTCCCCCCAGCCTAGCCCATTTTAGATTTTCTAATGGGAATTCTTACCCCTAAATACCATACTGTATATTTCTTACTCAAACCACTGATATTCATGtttattacttgatttttttctaaaagttgaaCAACACAAATGCTGCCAGCAGATCTATTGCTGATATGAATTCTCCGCAAGCAGAAACCCATCTAGTCATCACTCCAGCAACTCTAAGGGCCTTTAGTGACTTGGCAAAGTGATTTTACGCATTGCAGAGGGCAGGTAGACTAACAAACCAACACAAGTAATCCATGCAAATTCTCAGTTTCACTTGTATGAAGAGCCATCCTGTTAGCACTCTTATTTCTTCAGAGACAATGGGTTTAAGCCTCTTTCCATAAGAACAGCCCAAACTTCCAGAGTAGATGCCATGCTATAtgaactttattataaaataatgacagGCTCTTTTCCGGTTAGCCAGCTCAAGAAGCCATGAGTAGCAAAGTCTCTCGCTACACCCCGCAGGAGGCGGTGCGGGAAGTCCTGCACAGGAACCATCACAAACGCCACAAGTTCCTGGATACGGTGGAGTTGCAGATCAGCTTAAAGAATTATGACCCCCAGAAGGACAAGCGCTTCTCGGGCACAGTCAGACTTAAGtccactccccaccccaagtTCTCCGTGTGTGTCCTGGGGAAGCAGCAGCACTGTGACGAGGCCAAGGCCATGGATATTCCCCACATGGATATCGAGGCACTGAAAAAACTCAACAGGAATAAGAAACTGGCCAAGAAGCTGGCCAAGAAGTATGATGCAATTTTGGCGTCAGAGTCTCTGATCAAGCAGATCCCAGTCCTCGGCCCAGGCCTAAATAAGGCAGGAAAGTTCCCTTCCCTGCTCACACCCAAGGAAAACATGGTGGCCAAAGTGGACAAGGTGAAGTTTACGATAAAGTTCCAAATTAAGAAGGTGTTACCTCTGGCTGTGGCTGTTGGTCACGTGAAGATGACAGACTATGAGCTTGTGTATAACATTCACCTGGCTGTCAAATTCCTGGTGTCATTGCTTAAGAAAAACCGGCAGAATGTCCGGGCCTTATGTATCAAGAGGACCATGCACAAGCTCCAGCGCCTATATTAAGGCACATTTGAATAAATTCTACTGTTaccagtcaaaaaataaaataataaaataaaaaataaaacaaggctgggtgcagtggctcacgcctgtaatcccagcacttttggaggccgaggcaggtggatcacaaggtcaggagatcgagaccatcctggccaacatggtgaaaccccacctctactaaaaatacaaaaattagctgggcgtggtggcgggtgcctgtaggtagtcccagctattcgggaggctgaggcaggagaatcacttgaacccaggaggcagaggttgcagtgagcggagatggcaccactgcactccagcctggcgatagagtgagattccatctcaaaaaataaataaattataagaatatagtaattattattattatattggcCTTTGGTATTTGTGGTAGAATAAAACCACATGTGTCCCCTGTTCAAATTAAAATGACTCATCCTCAAGCAATAATCAATGTAGACACAGAAGCAAAAACATTATATTCAAGGAAATGAGGTAACTTCAAAGCACAATAGATGGAAATTAAAAGCTGTTAGTCAAGGATAATAAAGGAGTTGGCAGGAGAGCTCATTCCCAAACATGTAAATCTGAAGATAAACAAGCAAGTTTTGTTCACAGAATCCCCCAATAGCTGAGAAACTGGGCAGTGGGAACACTGAAGGGGAAAGACAAGGTGGGACATCAAAAGGGTGAGTCTAGATTAAtagacaacaacaaaacagttaAAAGCCCAGCTTCCAACACCACTTGGAGCAGAAACGCAACACCCTGCACTATCTTCATAGGAGAAAGGGAGTCAATTTTCTGGAAAAGATAATAAACCAGAGAGACTTGGAGTTATAGGCAGAAAATCATTAAGGTGAAGTGCTGTTCTGAAGGTAGAATGATTAAGTTAAAGTCTGCCTATTTGATGATTATTAGGCCTCCAGCTTTCTTTCCTCAATCAACCACAGAAGAGACACAATCTGGTGTAAACTTACCACACTCTCAGGCAGGAGACTGGAAAATTTATCTCAAGACAAGCTAAATCACTAAGTCTTATCAGACCCAAGAATGCTGCATCTAAGCCAACAGTTGTGAAAGCTTATCAACAGATCATTTTATACTACAGAACTACAGTAAGGCTGAGTAATTGAGACAAAGGTTTCTTAGATAACTGAGGGTACACTAatgaataaaataggaaagttAGTTGTAGGTATATCTGAAGCAGTTAGATACCCCCAACCCCCTTCACCACTATAGTAAGTAGAATCACAAATGACCCCCAGGATTCCTGTCCCTAGCACACATACTCTGTATAGTCCCTTCCCTCAAGTTTGGGGGAAATGTGTGAATATAATGGTATATCACTCCCTTAATTAAGTACAGCATTAGGTCCttgttgcattgctataaagaaatacctgagactgggtaatttataaagaaaagaggttttattaGCTCATCATTCTGTAGCATGtacaagcatggtgctggcatctgctcagctcctGAGGAGGCTTTtactcatgatggaaggtgaatcaggagcaggcacgtcacatggtgagagcagcaGCAGGAGAGAGTGGGAAGGTTCCACACactttaaacaatcagatcttgtgagaactcactcattgtgATCCCAGGGATCACAGTGGGGTCatggatctgcccccatgacccaaacacctcacaCCAggtcccacttccaacactgggggttaaatttcaacatgaggtttgggcaGAAGCAAATACCCAAACTATATCAGTCACTTTGTGCAGTAAAAATGATGGGAGGCTCCCTCCTGTGACTACATTATATTTTTTACAACTCTCTCATAGTGGGCTAGAGAGAAATTcccctgctggctttgaagaagtaGCTGCTATGTTGTGAGAAGGCCTTGTGGTTAGGATCAGCCAACAACTAGCAAGGAAATGGAACCGCAGCCTATAACCACAAGGCATTTAATTCCACCAACAACGAATGAGCCTGGAAGAAGATCCCAAGCTCCCAGGAAGACAGCCAGAGgataccttgattttggccttCTGAGAAGCTGAGTGGAAGACTATTATGCCAATTATGCCAAgcccagacttctgacctacagaactgtgagataatgaatAGGTGGACGTTAAACTGCTATCACTGTGAAGCGCATCCACTGGGTGCAGGTTACCGACTTGTCTGAGTCTGGTGAGACATAACACCCACACACAAAGTTACATGAAGCAGGTTTATTAATTATACACAGGCAGCAAGGGACAATAGAAGCCTAGGACTCATGTTTATCCAGGCTCCTAAA from Gorilla gorilla gorilla isolate KB3781 chromosome 7, NHGRI_mGorGor1-v2.1_pri, whole genome shotgun sequence carries:
- the LOC109027960 gene encoding large ribosomal subunit protein uL1-like; amino-acid sequence: MSSKVSRYTPQEAVREVLHRNHHKRHKFLDTVELQISLKNYDPQKDKRFSGTVRLKSTPHPKFSVCVLGKQQHCDEAKAMDIPHMDIEALKKLNRNKKLAKKLAKKYDAILASESLIKQIPVLGPGLNKAGKFPSLLTPKENMVAKVDKVKFTIKFQIKKVLPLAVAVGHVKMTDYELVYNIHLAVKFLVSLLKKNRQNVRALCIKRTMHKLQRLY